The DNA region AGTTTTACCGAAAATTATAGCATCATCTAGAAATGTTCTAACGCCAGGAATGTCAGCAATCATACCGTCAACTAGTTTTTGAAAAGCTCCAGGTGCTGATTTGACTCTCGGTGCGAGACGGTTGAACTCAAAAAGACCTCTATGAGTGTTGATCGTAAGAAGGTGTTTAGATTCGtcttctacttctacttctaGGTATGGATCGGTATGCTAGGTATGCAAATCAACTACGCTGAATACAACACTTCCGTTCAGTTGTGCAAAAATTCACCGATAAGCTTGAGTTGTTCTCCCGATGCATTGGAAGCTTTAAGGGATGCTTGATGTAGTTATTCCGTTGACATGATTAACAAAAATTCCCTGagatttcttttgattttgattcttCTCGCTCTTTTGATATGTGTTGTGGTTGGAAGATTTTGATCTCATGGCTATACAGTAACCTTCCTTGTGGCCTacatttttgcacactttcCAGAGATGATCTGTAAAATTGCAATCCCgtacaaaatatatttttccaCACTGCTAATGAACAGTATTCGAATCTGATTTCGGTTGACGCTGATCTTTTGATCGGGAAGGCTGCGGCAAACGATACGATTTCTTCTCTGAAACTGCATGCACGGAATGCTTCGATCTTGATTGATTTTCGATCATCGTTGTATCCGCTTTCAGATTGATAAGCCGTTGAAATTCTGCCATTAGTGTTTGAATGTTGACTTTAGCCTCCGGCGTCGtattttcaattcaagatAGCAGCCTTGCTCTAATATCCGAGAATTCCAGAGCTTGCAGTCAACACATAAAATTAGACATTGAAATCGTCTAATTTCAAAGGATTTCGTTAGGACTTCTAGTTTTAAAAGTAGCCATCTGTTGAAGTAGTTGAGCCATTTGAATGATAACGGTTTCAAGGATTTGATTGTTCCTCCTTGACGCTAATTCTGGTTAGCTTCAGAATCTCGTGAGCTTTGGGTTCCGGGTTCGGTAAtaatcctcgtcgccaaaaTGATATGTCGCCGGGAATATATCttgagaaaaacacaactgaTTTATTCTTTAGTTCAGAATGGAATCATCTTTATTTACTCAATGTGTACTCTGATCGAGGCTTGCAATGCTACTGCGTTATGCGTGTTACTATGCAACAGATATTTGAAATCAGAATATGTTGCAGGACCCATAAAGCCTCAGGTTCAGTTTCAAAAACTATAGAACTACTATAGAATCGCTATGAAAAtatgatcagttccaggcCTGTTAAGGATTCAGAACCAATTCCAGGACTAGTATGCGTGCAGTAAAAACTTCCAAGACCGTTGTATGATTGGGATCAGTTCGAGGACCGGTATGAGATCAGGTTTAGGTAAATCAATTAAGGGTCCGGCATTGTGGACTGTAATGGATTTGGTagtcgtttctttttttaatacatttcgGAGTTAAGGGATACCTTGAATTCACGTTGCGTAGTTCTGTAACCGGGCCAGAATGGAcattaaataaacaaagcaACTGGTTATGAGTCGACAGTTACATTGGATTTTGAACATAAGCTACGCTTAAGGTATCAGCTTGATCAGTTAAGGCCGACTAACTAGACCAGTTGACTGGTAGATTGATATAAACGGACAGCAAATTCGCCCTACGATAATCAGTCGACAACATGCAGCTGCCCTATCAGAGGCGAATAGAGTCAATCGGACCgtacaaataaacataaaaacaaacatcatcAACTGATCCTAAACCAAACAGTAAAATTTGTTAGGCGAGTGGAAATTGTTTTACATAATGCAAATAATTCAGCTATTGCAGTCGTTCATACATTTAAACTCTTAAATCTTATCTTCCCCTACCTTTGCTGATTACGATAGGGATGACGGTTTTCTTTTTGAGTATCAGTAATCGGGTGCGCCTTGCAGTTTATCAGGCACCGATAACGAATCATACGGATTGGTGAAACAAATGATACCCAAAAAATGCAATGCGATGAAGACTAATAATTTGACtattcttccattttttgtgtgttatgttactaaacatttattttgtcCTAGTTCAGCGTCTCTCatacaatatttttgtttgtttttttttttgttgcaagaagaaagaATTTGTTTTATCGTTCGAAAATTCAGTGCCTTCGTTCCATATTACTCTGTCCGAAGAAACAACTCTTCTATCTGAGGTGCAATACAATCCACTCTCTTTAAGTTATTCCTTGCAAAGTTTTGGTTGTTTATGCAATCGGCCATCGCCCGCAAAAAAGGATCGTAAAACCGTGAATTATTACATGCATACGACAattaaatagaagaaaatgaatgttatagaaaaacaaaaacaaaagctagtTTTTAAAGTGAACTTTAAATTTGTCGCAAACAATGTGTAATGGAACATCACTTAGATTTATACATGAATGATGAGCATAATTGGTAGAAAAGACAAGTACGCACGCAATACTCCACACCATAAATAGCCCAAAACCTTAAACCGTACGTATAAAAATTCAAGATGCCAATTAattatgaaaagaaaattttgCCAAAAAACTTAATCACTCTTATCTGCGCTGGAAACGGTGATCTTCTTCTgcagtttgctgtactcttccGTTAGTCGATCGTATTCGCGGTTTAGACTTTCCGATTGTGATTTCATGGCCTCCTTATCCTTGCGCTCCTTGGCCAGCTCCTGCTCAAGCTCGGCGACCTTCTTCTTTAGCTCATCGGTCTGCAAGATGAACGGTTagaatattattatttgctgTGCTCATCATACCTGACGTAGAACAAAGTCGAGTAACCTACATTTGGTGCATCGCCAGCCGGTTTGTCCTTGGCATCCGCTTTCTTATCGCCATCCTTCTGCTGATTCATCAGTGTGCGAGCGGCGCTGGTAGCACTTTGCGCCTGCTTCATCGAAGCTTCTGCCTGTGCGAGCAAAACAGCCTGGCCGCTAATCAGTGATACCAGCCGACGAATCACCAGCGACAGGAAGATGGCAAAGCCGGAAATGTAAAAGTTACGCTGGGCACGGAACAATCGCATACTGTGCTGCATCTCCACATTCAGGTGCGTTTCGGTGTGCGTATGATCTGCGGTTCAAGGCGAATGGAAGAAACATGAGACATCTGTTTTTGCTGCAGGGTGGTTTCAATTTCATCACTGTTTCGCTACCTACCGTTGGAGGAGTATTTACGCATCTCGCGGATCGCTTCCAGGAGGAACAGCACCAATACAGCGAGCAGCAGATAGAAATAGGTCTGGGCTTGGCGGCTCAGCATCGCCAGGAAGCGGGATTTGAAAAATCGATGCCATTGCTGTGGGCTCCGGAGCGGTAGTACGAGCAGTAGCACCACAAATATTTCCACGTACAGGAACGATGCAATAATGCCCCAGACGAGAGTCATTTCGGTAGGATTGTGTTGATGCGCTTTATCAAGTTTTTTAGAATGGGAACAGCGGCACGGAATCTATAAATATCACAAATGGGGAACGCGTTGCCTTTTCTTGTTGCTTCACTATATGCACGACACGAACTTGTTCCGGTATATTGCAAGGGTTCACAGAAAGGTCTCAACGCGGTGTGTGATCAGCAGGCAATGTCGTGCATAGAACGTACGGATGCGCCTCAAATAGCCGCCCGAAAGACACGTATGTTGCTGATGAAACTTTGAACCCAAACAAGACGCGGACAAAGATGACGATGTGCCGGGGTGCTGGGAGAAGATATTTACCTGTATTCAGCCTACGACAATCGCAGATTGTTCACTGTACGGTTGACTCACCGAGGTCCAACAGTTGAAAAGTTTTGCTGTAGCGAGCAACGTTTTAGCTGCGAAGTTGGCCTTGATTTGTTGTTGGTATCGAATGTCGCATGAACCTGCTCATTGAGCACGTAAACGTCAAATGTCAAAGCGAAACTGCTCATTGAGCAACGGATTTGCTCGACGAAACAAAGCGATGTAAAATTCTCCCCTGCACTAAACAACTGCTGTAATTGCTTGGTTTTGCAAACTTTGGAGTAACTGTCCTACGAACCACCACAAATCACTagtgttattaaatttatgttagaattttgcaaaaatcttcgAGCAATTTTCGATGTTCGAAATTTGACAAATACGTGacattttgtatttgtttacaaaaaaatccataGCCTTCTAGCCTCCGGGCAGTTTTCCTTTCTAGCGCTCCAAGGGTTAAAAATAGCAGTCCAAAGTGGATCCACTCGGAATAACAGACATGCTGAAGTTTCTGGTAAGTTTTCTGTTGGATATGTGATGGAAATTTGCCTGTTTCTTCTCGTCACATGATCGAAACGCTTGGGAGGGAAAGCGACATTGCATAACCATTGCGATTCGATCGCATTGACGATTAAACAGGTGTAACGCTTCGGCAACTATTTTTAGCCTCCCCGAAAAGCTTGAGCAATGGCCCTGAAGAAGAGAGGGAAAGTTTTAGATTCGACTAATTGTGACCTTTACTTTCTTTCCCCTCTCTTGCTGCGCCAAAACAGCTGACGTTCGGAGCCGGTGTTTACACCGGAATCTACATCACACAAAACTATGAGGTGAAAAGGGTTGCTTCCGTTGATCGTGCATTACTTGTTTGTTTACCGACTGTTTACCATTTCATTGTCCCGCAGGTACCGAGGGTGGACGAGCCGGGAAAGCTGTTGGAAAAGGCGAAAGAATTCGCCGATCAGTACAAGAAGCCGTAGCCTAGCGTGCCTCGGAGACTCGGCCAACAGGACTACGGTTTTGTGAAAACTCAGGATGGCTCTAAGCTAGTTCTTTCAACTCCTAGACTAGACAACTATTCGTTTTAAACAACAGATTCAACCGAAAGAGATTTATGTTTGTCACCAAATTCACCTTGTTCCGTTCATTGTATATGCTTTACGTCTTTTTATTGTTACCCCTCTCACCATCCTCTATGTGGtagtgaaaaataaatacaaacttGTTTCACAAAAATGCACTCCAGGGTGTCGCGTGGATGGTTGTTCCGCCGGCTCAGAGCAACGAGATGCCGCCGCCGGAATATTCCAACCTTCTCTGCGGCTCGACGAACGCGAGCCAATCGGACGCATGCGTCGGAAGCAGGCCCATGCTGTGGCACTTGTAAAGCGCCAGCCCAATGTTAACAAGGTTACCCAGCAGAAACACCAGCTTCTGTCCGGTGGCGGAAATGCCTTCAATCACTTTGAACGTGGAATGCGTCGACAGCATCATCTTGACCGGCCGGATaaacatcatcaccaccatcatgaTCGGAAAGATACTGATAGAATTGCCCGACATGTACATGATgaccaggttcatggggaacTGCTTGATTGGACCGAGTGCAATCTCCCACGACTTCTTCAGGATCAGGTGGCTCTGGTCGGTCTGGTTGACCACCTTGCTGCTAATCACGTCCGCCGACGGATTGTAACCGGGCGGAGCCGCAATGTCGGATCCACTGCTGCGCGATCTAAAAtcaaaaaaaaccatcaatttaTATCCAAAATAAGGAATTCACGACCAACACGGTTTGTTTAGCATGGGGGTGAGCATACCACCACCATGCTTCCGTAGCAAACGCAACAAAGATACGCACTTGGTGTTGAAATCTAGCGCCCATTTAAACTTCTTAGCTGCCACCTTGGTCGTCATTATTAGTTTACGACTGTTTCTGTTATCAAAAAGTTAGAACTAATGCACaaaatttagaattttatGATGATAGAAAAAACTTgcacagagtgtgtgtgagtgtgttgttttttttttctcgccccGTCTTTGCTGACATTTCTTTGACAGCTATCAGGAGAGGTGAGTTTTGGTGAGAAGTTCACCACACGACACCAAAGGGTTTTGGaaggtaaacaaaataaagagTGCATGCCGGCCGCTGCTTCGACTACAACGCGAAATATTTGTGAAATTAGTGTAAAAATCTGGGTTTGATCTTTGCAGGAAAAGTAAACCTACTGATCAAACACAATGGCGGACGAAGAGGATCCAAAGGAATATCGCTGGGAGACGGGATATGAGAAAACATGGTAAGTTCCGAACATCCTGTTGTTTTCAAGAACCTTCCGTCATAGGAAATTCTGAATAATGATCTGTGGACTTCATTGCCCTCCTGTGAATGATATTTTGTCGATCAACTTACATTGATTAAAGTCTACAATTCAAAAGCGGATACAAATGGCCCTGAACTTTGAACATTGCAACCTTTTGGGGGCTGGCTTAGCGGCAATCAGGCAAACCGGTTGCGGCATAACAAGCAACGTACAAatgatattttctttcttatTATTCCCACAGGGAAGCAATCAAAGAGGACGACGATGGGCTTATCGAAGGATCGGTTAGTGATATCATCCAAAAGGCTAAGCGCAAGCGTCAAGCAATGAAACGCGGCTTCAGTAAGCTTGGCATGATGCGCCACCTGTACGTGTTGCTCGACTGCTCCGAAGCGATGACTGTCCCGGATCTGAAACCAACGCGCTTTATATGTTCTCTAAAGCTGCTAGAACTGTTTATCGAGGAATTTTTCGACCAGAATCCCATTTCTCAGCTTGGCGTAATTGCAATGAAGGCAAAGCGCGCGGAAAAGATTTCCGAACTCGGCGGTACCTCCCGGAAGCACATTAAAGCGGTGCACGCACTAACCAATGGCGTACCGCTGGTCGGTGAACCATCGCTTCAAAACGGTCTGGAGCTGGCGCTGAAGACGCTACGAATGATTCCACAACACGCAAGCAGAGAAATATTAGTTATTATGGGAAGTTTGACCAGCTGCGATCCGAACGATGTCCATCTGACGATCGAAAATCTTAAAACGGAAGGCGTTCGATGCTCCGTGCTGTCTCTTTCAGCGGAAATCCGTATCTGCAAGTTCCTGTGCACCGAAACGGGCGGGTTGTTTGGTGCCGTGCTGGACGATGCGCACTACAAGGATCAGCTGCTTCAGCACATCGATCCACCGCAGGCCGGCAATCAGCAGGAATTTTCGTTGATTAAGATGGGTTTCCCGCACGGCAAGACGGAATCGGGCAAGGAACCACCGTTGACGATGTGTATGTGCCACATCGACAGTGCGGATGAGCCGGCCAAACTGACCTCGGGCGGTTATCACTGCCCCCAGTGCTACAGCAAGTATTGTGAGCTACCGGTGGAATGTTCAGCGTGCGGTTTAACGTTAGCCTCTGCGCCACATTTAGCCCGCAGCTATCATCATCTGTTTCCGGTGCCACATTTTAACGAACTCCCGCTAGAGCAGGTACAGGTGCAGGAACCGCGCGACCCACCGGTGACAAACTGTTACGCCTGCCAGAAAACTCTCGCAAGCGGCACGGATAAAATGGTATACGAGTGCGATGCCTGCAAGCAGGTGTTTTGCATTGATTGCGATATCTTCATACACGAAACGCTGCATTCATGTGTAGGGTGTACGACGATTCCGGCATCGGCTCAAACTTTACAGGCACGAAAGCCGGTACCACCACCGCACAGTATGTCTATCATATAACGCTGTTGAAGCTACGGTATACACGATGATGCATTTGTTTGAATCCGGCATGCTCGAGCATGTTGTTCAGATGCTTAATTGTACCATTAAAAGTTGTCACTGGAAAAAAGGCGTTTGAATATAAACTTGAAAATTGTGCTTATTCATTTGGAAGAAGGCTGTCCGAAAAATGTAGCTAACATAGAGATGGGTAActatttgaaatttataaattcatgaatcttcatCAAACAAATATGAATCTCTAcaaattcatgaatatttgaaGATGTATTAATCACTTTCGTTAGCTTACTGGTGGGACTAGAGTACGACATCTTTATTACATGCTCCAGCTATCGTATCCTGCCGACTTTGGCAACCGTTAAGATATCTGATTAGCCGTACAGCTCAGTAAGTTCGTGGATCATCCTTTGCCATCACTCTGGCTCAAACACACTGCCAAAGATGGTCCAGATGATCTGTCGCTTAATAAGTTCATGAATCTCTCTCAAGAGGTTTTTCCCTCATTTACCGCCTATGTAAATGAAGTACACGGTTTTAATTTATACAATTTTATAAATTCATGAATTCATGGGCGGGTCGCTGTTGTACAGCCGTCATCTCGAACGACTTACCCTGTAACCGACCGAATACCCGGTTATAATgttaattttcaaattttcaataaaatattttttattgaaaaaaaaaacggtagctACATAATTTGTGTACGTATCTTTCTATTCAAGTCAATTCCTTTTAATtcttaaatatttcatttctattgttttattttgatatcCCTT from Anopheles merus strain MAF unplaced genomic scaffold, AmerM5.1 LNR4000426, whole genome shotgun sequence includes:
- the LOC121602377 gene encoding B-cell receptor-associated protein 31-like, translating into MTLVWGIIASFLYVEIFVVLLLVLPLRSPQQWHRFFKSRFLAMLSRQAQTYFYLLLAVLVLFLLEAIREMRKYSSNDHTHTETHLNVEMQHSMRLFRAQRNFYISGFAIFLSLVIRRLVSLISGQAVLLAQAEASMKQAQSATSAARTLMNQQKDGDKKADAKDKPAGDAPNTDELKKKVAELEQELAKERKDKEAMKSQSESLNREYDRLTEEYSKLQKKITVSSADKSD
- the LOC121602378 gene encoding ER membrane protein complex subunit 4-like; this translates as MTTKVAAKKFKWALDFNTKSRSSGSDIAAPPGYNPSADVISSKVVNQTDQSHLILKKSWEIALGPIKQFPMNLVIMYMSGNSISIFPIMMVVMMFIRPVKMMLSTHSTFKVIEGISATGQKLVFLLGNLVNIGLALYKCHSMGLLPTHASDWLAFVEPQRRLEYSGGGISLL
- the LOC121602376 gene encoding general transcription factor IIH subunit 2-like — encoded protein: MADEEDPKEYRWETGYEKTWEAIKEDDDGLIEGSVSDIIQKAKRKRQAMKRGFSKLGMMRHLYVLLDCSEAMTVPDLKPTRFICSLKLLELFIEEFFDQNPISQLGVIAMKAKRAEKISELGGTSRKHIKAVHALTNGVPLVGEPSLQNGLELALKTLRMIPQHASREILVIMGSLTSCDPNDVHLTIENLKTEGVRCSVLSLSAEIRICKFLCTETGGLFGAVLDDAHYKDQLLQHIDPPQAGNQQEFSLIKMGFPHGKTESGKEPPLTMCMCHIDSADEPAKLTSGGYHCPQCYSKYCELPVECSACGLTLASAPHLARSYHHLFPVPHFNELPLEQVQVQEPRDPPVTNCYACQKTLASGTDKMVYECDACKQVFCIDCDIFIHETLHSCVGCTTIPASAQTLQARKPVPPPHSMSII